One genomic region from Microcystis panniformis FACHB-1757 encodes:
- a CDS encoding DUF4351 domain-containing protein: MTNAPDDYDSPWKTALVRYFQEFLAFYFPAAYESIDWTFPHRFLEQELAQIVADAELGRRRVDCLVEVTLTTAKQEWVYIHVEVQGRPNRTFAERLFIYNYRLYDRYRRPVATLAVLADTNPSWRPQGFSYDLLGSRTSIEFATVKILDYANCLNALLDNPNPFALVTAAHLLTQQTRNNPSGRYDAKWQLARLLYERDWDKQRILDLFGIIDWLMKLPQDLEKQLWTSIQNLEKNKAMPYVLSVERIARQEGRQEGRQEGRQEGLLEGESLLIVRQLSKRFGTLSPDVVAQIRGLTASQLEQLGEALLDFQSLADLDNCLDSL; encoded by the coding sequence ATGACCAATGCACCTGACGACTACGATAGTCCTTGGAAAACGGCTCTGGTGCGGTATTTCCAGGAATTTCTGGCGTTTTACTTTCCGGCGGCTTATGAGTCCATTGATTGGACATTCCCCCATAGGTTTCTGGAGCAAGAACTGGCCCAAATTGTGGCAGATGCGGAATTAGGGCGGCGACGGGTGGACTGTTTGGTAGAAGTGACCCTGACCACGGCCAAGCAGGAATGGGTTTATATTCATGTGGAGGTTCAGGGGCGACCGAATAGAACCTTTGCTGAACGGTTGTTTATTTACAACTATCGGCTTTATGACCGTTACCGTCGCCCGGTTGCAACCTTAGCCGTGTTAGCAGATACAAATCCAAGCTGGCGACCCCAGGGATTCAGCTACGACTTGCTTGGTAGTCGGACAAGCATTGAATTTGCGACAGTAAAAATTCTTGACTACGCCAACTGTCTCAATGCTTTGCTAGACAATCCCAACCCTTTTGCCCTGGTGACTGCGGCCCATTTATTAACCCAACAAACCCGCAATAATCCGTCAGGGCGCTATGACGCCAAGTGGCAGTTGGCTCGATTACTATATGAGAGGGATTGGGATAAGCAACGGATTCTTGATTTGTTTGGCATTATCGACTGGTTAATGAAGTTGCCCCAAGACTTGGAGAAACAACTGTGGACATCCATTCAAAATTTGGAGAAAAATAAAGCCATGCCCTATGTCTTATCGGTAGAACGTATTGCCCGTCAAGAAGGTCGTCAAGAAGGTCGCCAGGAGGGTCGTCAGGAGGGGCTTCTCGAAGGAGAATCTCTGCTGATTGTGCGACAGTTGTCAAAACGATTTGGTACCCTGAGTCCGGATGTGGTGGCCCAGATTCGTGGGCTGACGGCGTCGCAATTAGAACAGTTGGGGGAGGCTCTCTTGGATTTTCAATCCTTGGCGGATTTGGATAACTGTTTGGATTCCCTTTAA
- a CDS encoding DUF3181 family protein, producing the protein MANTTQDIENLAAQIGDNIYIDVAKWHLYLREAHLHSVVAEKVFPLLENDSLSENAVMSILREIKVTLGGGHLQVSLADLLPSKCQIDLIDLLEEYQKSH; encoded by the coding sequence ATGGCTAACACAACTCAGGACATCGAAAATCTGGCGGCCCAAATCGGGGACAATATCTACATTGACGTGGCTAAATGGCATCTCTATCTCCGGGAAGCACATTTACACAGCGTCGTTGCCGAAAAAGTCTTCCCTTTGCTCGAAAACGACAGTTTAAGTGAGAATGCAGTCATGTCTATCCTGCGGGAGATAAAAGTCACCCTCGGAGGTGGTCATCTGCAAGTTTCCCTAGCGGATTTGTTACCCAGCAAATGTCAGATAGATTTAATCGATTTGCTCGAAGAATACCAAAAAAGTCACTAA
- the ald gene encoding alanine dehydrogenase encodes MEIGVPKEIKDQEFRVGLSPSSVRVLNDRGHRVFVETAAGLGAGFSDEDYQKAGAKIVEKAAQVWDKPLVVKVKEPLKAEYGFLNKEALLFTYLHLAAERCLTEALIESGTTAIAYETVELADGRLPLLTPMSVIAGRLSVQFGARYLEKQQGGRGVLLGGFPGVSPGQVVILGGGVVGTEAARIAIGMGAKVTILDINVERLAYLETLFGSRVELLYSSSAQLENVVPRADLLIGAVLVLGKRAPTLVSRSLVAKMNPGSVIVDVAVDQGGCVETLRATSHSQPTYLESGVVHYGVPNMPGAVPWTATQALNNSTLPYVIKLADHGVKALDQDVSLAKGLNVANHRLIHPAVREVFPDLI; translated from the coding sequence ATGGAAATAGGTGTTCCCAAAGAGATTAAAGATCAAGAGTTTCGCGTCGGTTTAAGTCCCAGTAGTGTGCGTGTACTCAATGATCGCGGTCACAGGGTATTTGTGGAAACGGCCGCCGGATTAGGTGCCGGATTCAGCGATGAAGATTACCAAAAAGCCGGGGCCAAAATTGTGGAAAAAGCGGCCCAAGTTTGGGATAAACCGCTAGTTGTCAAGGTAAAAGAGCCGCTTAAGGCAGAATACGGCTTTTTAAACAAGGAGGCTCTCCTTTTCACCTATTTACACCTAGCAGCCGAGCGCTGTTTAACGGAAGCATTAATTGAGTCGGGAACAACTGCGATCGCTTATGAAACGGTCGAGCTTGCCGATGGTCGTTTGCCTCTCTTAACTCCCATGAGTGTTATTGCCGGTCGTCTTTCGGTACAATTTGGGGCCCGCTATCTGGAAAAACAACAGGGAGGTAGGGGAGTTTTACTGGGGGGGTTCCCTGGGGTGAGTCCTGGACAAGTGGTTATCCTTGGCGGTGGTGTGGTGGGTACGGAAGCGGCCAGAATTGCCATCGGTATGGGGGCAAAAGTAACTATTTTAGATATTAACGTCGAGCGCTTGGCCTATTTAGAGACTTTATTCGGTTCGCGGGTAGAATTGCTTTATAGTAGCTCGGCACAATTAGAAAATGTGGTTCCTAGGGCCGATTTATTGATTGGAGCAGTGCTAGTCTTAGGAAAACGAGCGCCGACGCTGGTTTCTCGCTCTTTAGTCGCCAAAATGAACCCTGGTTCCGTAATTGTCGATGTGGCAGTGGACCAAGGCGGCTGCGTGGAAACCCTGCGGGCCACTTCCCACAGTCAACCGACTTACCTGGAGTCGGGAGTAGTACATTATGGAGTGCCTAATATGCCTGGAGCAGTACCCTGGACGGCAACTCAAGCTTTAAATAATAGTACCCTACCCTACGTTATTAAATTAGCCGACCATGGAGTAAAAGCTTTGGATCAAGATGTTTCCCTCGCTAAGGGGTTAAATGTCGCCAATCATCGGTTAATTCATCCAGCAGTGCGCGAAGTTTTTCCCGATTTGATTTGA
- a CDS encoding cation:proton antiporter, translating into MDPSFALTLQIVITVVAGITAQVIAEYLKVPSIVFLLIFGIALGSDGWEILHPQSLGIGLEVLVALSVAIILFEGGLSLSGRELGRVSGSLRNLVTLGTSITLIGGGMAAHWLGEFPWPIAFLYASLVVVTGPTVIGPLLKQVAVDRRVATLLEGEGVLIDPVGAILAVVVLNTIIDSHSRPMAIITGLTLRLGIGAAIGIVGGGLLSFIIKTCNFLTFELKNLVVLAGVWGLFGLSQFSRSESGLMAVVMAGIVLKAAAVPDERLLRRFKGQLTTLCVSVLFILLAADLSIASVIALGWGSVLTVLVLMLVVRPLSVALCTLKSDLNWRHKLFIAWVAPRGIVSASVASLFAILLTRAGINGGEAIKALVFLTILMTVFIQGLTARWVAKGLKITSSAATGAVIVGCNPLGRLIGCLFQEQGENVVLIDTDAAACQQAKQEGLTVLQSSALDTKILQEAGIESMGTFLVLTNNSEVNLVLAQRAGEEFHPPRVLAAFAGTPNPDKNKVNQVFLPSFSVKEWNQYLDDNQIKLGKTIFKADDLSEQQTRLTKLIENGELLPLLLRRDNSLQVVTEREEWRTGDELIYILRDLRPQLLKRLSGTVRTRLSLEILPEVEIVTSR; encoded by the coding sequence ATGGATCCATCTTTCGCCCTTACTCTGCAAATTGTCATCACTGTGGTGGCGGGGATTACAGCCCAAGTCATCGCCGAATACCTGAAAGTTCCCAGTATTGTTTTCCTGCTCATTTTTGGGATTGCTTTAGGGTCCGATGGTTGGGAAATTTTACACCCCCAAAGTCTGGGAATTGGTTTAGAAGTCCTTGTTGCCCTCTCTGTGGCGATTATCCTATTTGAAGGCGGTTTAAGCCTAAGCGGACGGGAATTAGGGCGAGTTTCTGGCAGTTTACGCAACCTTGTCACCCTCGGTACTTCCATCACTCTCATCGGTGGCGGTATGGCAGCCCACTGGTTGGGGGAATTTCCCTGGCCGATCGCATTTCTTTACGCTTCCTTAGTGGTGGTAACTGGTCCGACGGTGATCGGGCCTTTGCTGAAGCAAGTAGCCGTAGATCGACGGGTGGCGACGCTTTTGGAAGGGGAAGGGGTATTAATCGACCCTGTGGGCGCAATTTTAGCCGTAGTGGTGCTAAATACGATTATTGATAGTCATTCCCGCCCCATGGCAATTATCACTGGTTTAACCCTGCGTTTAGGTATCGGGGCGGCGATCGGCATTGTCGGCGGCGGATTGTTAAGTTTTATTATAAAAACTTGCAATTTTCTGACTTTTGAGTTAAAGAATCTCGTGGTTTTAGCGGGAGTCTGGGGGTTATTTGGTTTATCGCAATTTAGCCGCAGTGAATCGGGGTTAATGGCGGTGGTAATGGCGGGAATTGTGCTAAAAGCAGCGGCAGTTCCCGATGAGCGGTTATTAAGACGTTTTAAGGGTCAATTAACCACTCTTTGCGTGTCGGTACTGTTTATTTTACTAGCGGCGGATCTTTCGATCGCCAGTGTCATCGCTTTGGGTTGGGGCAGCGTCCTGACTGTGTTAGTCTTGATGCTGGTGGTACGTCCCCTGAGTGTGGCTCTGTGTACCCTAAAAAGTGACCTAAATTGGCGACATAAGTTATTTATCGCTTGGGTTGCCCCTAGAGGAATCGTTTCTGCTTCCGTAGCTTCTTTATTTGCCATTTTACTCACCCGTGCCGGTATTAATGGCGGTGAAGCGATCAAAGCTTTAGTCTTTTTAACAATTTTAATGACCGTTTTTATTCAGGGATTAACGGCGCGGTGGGTGGCAAAAGGGCTAAAAATCACTTCTTCTGCGGCAACAGGGGCAGTAATCGTCGGTTGTAATCCCCTAGGTCGCTTAATCGGCTGTTTATTCCAAGAACAAGGTGAAAACGTGGTTTTAATCGATACGGATGCTGCGGCCTGTCAGCAAGCAAAACAAGAGGGTTTGACGGTGCTGCAGAGTAGCGCACTTGATACAAAAATACTGCAAGAAGCCGGCATCGAATCCATGGGGACTTTTCTGGTTTTGACTAATAATAGCGAGGTTAATCTGGTTTTAGCCCAAAGAGCCGGGGAGGAATTTCATCCTCCCCGGGTGTTGGCTGCCTTTGCGGGAACCCCTAACCCAGATAAAAATAAGGTTAATCAGGTTTTTCTGCCTAGTTTTTCGGTCAAGGAATGGAATCAGTATTTAGACGATAATCAGATTAAATTGGGTAAAACTATCTTTAAAGCCGATGATTTGAGCGAACAACAAACCAGATTAACTAAATTAATCGAAAATGGCGAACTGCTGCCCCTACTATTGCGCCGCGATAATTCCCTACAGGTAGTCACAGAAAGGGAAGAATGGCGCACAGGAGATGAATTAATCTATATTCTGCGCGATTTACGCCCACAACTGCTTAAACGTCTTTCTGGCACCGTCAGAACCCGTTTATCTTTAGAAATCTTACCCGAAGTGGAAATTGTCACCAGTAGATAA
- a CDS encoding HNH endonuclease, with amino-acid sequence MTKNLWTRDELLIALNLYYKFPYGQFHTNNPIIIEVAQKLQRTPSALVMKLCNFGSLDPRHQLRGVQGLKGISKADRQIWQEFEDNWTELALESEERLQVLLGVINEQQEDFTRLDFSEKIKTENEAIRKVRIGQNFFRKTILALYNYRCCITGNPIPLLLTASHILPWSQFPEQRLNPHNGLCLARTHDTAFDRGLISFDEDLRLIIGHEIEKKAQDQGSETLALNFINYRGKTLNVPARFSPDLDFLNYHRYHIFQG; translated from the coding sequence ATGACTAAGAATTTATGGACAAGGGATGAGCTGCTGATCGCTCTCAATTTATACTATAAATTTCCCTATGGACAATTCCACACCAATAATCCTATTATTATCGAAGTCGCTCAAAAGTTACAGCGAACACCATCGGCCCTGGTGATGAAACTATGTAATTTTGGTTCTCTCGATCCCAGGCATCAATTGCGAGGAGTACAGGGGTTAAAAGGTATCAGTAAAGCTGATCGGCAAATCTGGCAGGAGTTCGAGGATAACTGGACAGAATTAGCCCTAGAAAGTGAGGAAAGATTACAGGTTCTTTTAGGAGTTATCAACGAACAGCAAGAGGATTTTACTAGACTTGATTTTTCGGAAAAGATTAAAACAGAAAACGAGGCAATCAGAAAAGTTAGAATCGGACAAAACTTTTTTAGAAAGACAATTTTAGCATTATATAACTATCGTTGCTGTATTACAGGAAATCCCATTCCGCTGTTACTAACAGCTAGTCATATATTACCCTGGAGTCAATTTCCTGAACAGCGTTTAAACCCTCATAATGGCTTGTGCCTAGCTCGTACTCATGATACTGCTTTCGATCGAGGTTTAATTAGTTTCGATGAGGATTTAAGATTAATTATTGGCCATGAGATCGAAAAAAAGGCTCAGGATCAAGGTAGCGAGACGTTAGCACTAAATTTTATCAACTATCGCGGTAAAACTTTAAATGTTCCCGCTCGCTTTTCACCAGATTTAGATTTTTTAAACTATCATCGCTATCATATATTTCAGGGCTAA
- a CDS encoding RNA-guided endonuclease InsQ/TnpB family protein: MITLTYQYKLKVNRQQEQEIIHILDVCKSVYNYALSERKDWLNSRKCLADHCSLVSEYIIPADEPYPNYFVQAKNLTEAKKVYPILKTVNAQVLQQVLKTLDKAFNQMKSKGFGFPRFKKKMRSFVFPALSKSFLGDEYLNFPQLGKIRIRQSREYPSGFEPKQARIIQKASGFYVSVSFQSTELVPDMTVGKTCLGIDAGIESFVATSRGDLIKAPRFLLKVQSKLKLLQRRLKRKTKGSSNWLKLQEKIARLHEKVSNTRRDWHFKLAHYLCDLADNIFVEDINFISWSRGIVRKQSLDSGIGSFINEILPFVAWKRGKYYLKVDKNGTSQDCPNCGAITGKKSLSERVHRCDSCGHIEPRDTASAKVIENRGKNAVGLTVLENARGGDLTGIDWVKPGRSS, from the coding sequence GTGATAACGCTTACCTACCAGTACAAACTAAAGGTAAACAGACAACAGGAACAGGAGATAATCCACATTCTTGATGTTTGCAAAAGCGTTTATAATTACGCTCTTTCAGAACGGAAAGATTGGTTAAACTCTCGAAAGTGTCTTGCGGATCACTGTTCGCTAGTTTCCGAGTACATAATTCCTGCGGATGAACCCTATCCTAATTACTTCGTTCAAGCTAAAAATCTAACGGAAGCTAAAAAAGTTTACCCGATATTAAAGACGGTTAACGCTCAAGTTTTACAGCAAGTCTTAAAAACTTTAGATAAGGCGTTTAACCAGATGAAATCGAAAGGCTTCGGCTTTCCTAGATTTAAGAAAAAGATGCGGAGTTTTGTTTTTCCTGCGCTGTCAAAAAGCTTTCTAGGTGACGAATACTTAAATTTTCCACAATTGGGAAAAATTAGAATCAGGCAATCTAGAGAATACCCGTCTGGGTTCGAGCCTAAACAAGCTCGAATTATCCAAAAAGCGTCGGGATTTTACGTTTCGGTTTCCTTCCAATCTACGGAATTAGTTCCCGATATGACAGTGGGGAAAACCTGTTTAGGAATTGACGCGGGGATTGAGAGTTTTGTTGCTACTTCACGGGGAGATTTAATCAAAGCCCCTCGATTTTTGTTGAAAGTACAGAGTAAGCTTAAATTGCTACAAAGACGCTTGAAACGGAAAACTAAAGGCTCTAGCAATTGGTTAAAACTTCAGGAGAAGATAGCGAGATTACATGAAAAAGTGTCTAATACTCGTAGAGATTGGCACTTTAAGTTAGCTCATTACCTTTGTGATCTTGCTGATAATATCTTTGTCGAAGATATTAACTTCATTTCCTGGTCTAGAGGGATCGTTAGAAAACAATCTCTGGATTCGGGCATCGGTAGTTTTATTAACGAGATACTACCGTTTGTCGCTTGGAAACGGGGGAAATATTATCTTAAGGTCGATAAAAACGGAACTTCCCAGGATTGTCCGAATTGTGGCGCGATTACTGGCAAAAAGTCGTTATCAGAAAGAGTTCACCGGTGTGATTCTTGCGGCCACATTGAACCGAGAGACACGGCATCAGCGAAGGTAATCGAGAACCGAGGAAAAAACGCGGTCGGACTGACCGTGTTAGAAAACGCTCGCGGAGGCGATTTGACGGGGATCGACTGGGTTAAACCAGGTCGATCTAGTTAA
- a CDS encoding ELWxxDGT repeat protein: MSTPFLVKDILPGSSGSDPRYLTALGNTLFFTADDGVNGEELWRSDGTAAGTVLVKDIRPSIFGSDPRNLTAVGNTLFFTASDGVNGRELWKSDGTAAGTVLVKDIFPGLSASPSNLTAVGNTLFFRANDGVNGYELWKSDGTAAGTVLVKDIFPGLSGPSPSNLTAVGSTLFFTASDDNDGFELWKSDGTAAGTVLVKNIRPYNLTVLGNTLFFAAFDGVNGEELWKSDGTAAGTVLVRDIWPGSSGSNPSNLTAVGNTLTLFFTANDGVNGTELWKSDGTAAGTVLVRDIRAGSSSSNLENLTAVGSTLFFTVDDGVNGKELWKSDGTAAGTVLVKDIRAGSSSSNPGNLTAVGNTLFFTVNDGVNGEELWRSDGTAAGTVLVADTRPGASSSNPSNLRAVGSTLFFSADNGVNGAELWAVSTLPVPTLAIAATSANQTEGNSGSKAFTFTVTRSVITTGSNNVDWAVTSSGSNPANATDFVGSVLPSGTVSFAPGETSKVITVNVLGDTTFEPNENFTVILSNPTNGANITTATATGTIENDDVAIPILTIAATSSSQTEGNSGSKAFTFTVTRADNTTGSNNVNWAVTGTGTFPANAADFVGGVLPSGVVSFAPGESSKVITVNVLGDTTIEPNENFTVTLSNPTNGATLGTPSTATATIIDEDSVPFLVKDIYPGSFGPYPGNLTARGNTLFFTAYDSVNGEELWRSDGTAAGTVAVADINPGDYGSYPSNLTVVGSTLFFQAYDSVNGIELWKSDGTAAGTVLVKDILPGSSGSFPRNLTAVGNTLFFQAFDNVNGTELWKSDGTAAGTVLVKDINPGDYGSYPRYLTAVGNTLFFSASGVSGTELWKSDGTAAGTVLVKNIRPSSSSSFPRYLTPVGNTLFFTADNGANGRELWKSDGTAAGTVLVKDIFPGSSYSPLRNLTAVGSTLFFAADDGVNGRELWKSDGTAAGTVLVKDIGLGSFSSNPRNLTAVGNTLFFTANDYVNGEELWKSDGTEAGTVLVKNINPGSGFSGNYPRNLTAVGNTLFFTADDGVNGTELWKSDGTAAGTILVGDIRPGSSSSDPQNLRVVGSTLYFTADDGVNGRELWAVSGPAVPTLAIAATNASQTEGNSGSKAFTFTVTRSVITTGTNNVDWAVTGTGTNPANATDFVGSVLPSGTVSFAPGESSKVITVNVQGDTTVEPNENFTVTLSNATNGATITTATATGTINNDDFIGTSGPDTLVGTSGADAMTGLAGNDTYTVNNAGDLVIEALNQGTDTVQASIFYTLPNNVENLLLTGTGNLNGTGNGLNNQITGNSGNNNLNGAAGNDSLNGAAGNDTLNGAAGRDTLTGETGTDIFIFRFGQSTSAALDRVTDFAIGTDKIDLLSQAGGAINAPVAFTRATDSTTTNINTIVTNVFTDANGATAGNQALGTNSAVLVRDNSSSTYLIINDGTAGFQSANDLVINLTGLTGTLPALGTIAVNSFFV, encoded by the coding sequence ATGTCAACTCCTTTTTTAGTTAAAGATATCCTCCCCGGTTCCTCTGGTTCTGACCCCCGCTATCTGACGGCGCTGGGCAATACCCTGTTCTTCACTGCCGATGACGGCGTAAACGGTGAGGAATTGTGGAGGAGCGACGGCACGGCCGCAGGTACGGTTTTGGTCAAGGATATCCGCCCCAGTATCTTTGGCTCCGACCCCCGCAATCTAACAGCAGTGGGCAACACACTGTTCTTCACTGCCAGTGACGGCGTGAACGGTCGGGAATTATGGAAAAGCGACGGCACAGCGGCCGGCACGGTTCTGGTCAAAGATATTTTTCCCGGTTTATCTGCCTCCCCCAGCAATCTAACGGCAGTGGGCAACACCCTCTTCTTCCGGGCCAATGACGGCGTGAACGGTTATGAATTGTGGAAAAGCGACGGCACAGCGGCCGGCACGGTTCTGGTCAAAGATATTTTTCCCGGTTTATCTGGTCCCTCCCCCAGCAATCTAACGGCAGTGGGCAGTACCCTCTTCTTCACTGCCAGTGACGACAATGACGGCTTTGAATTGTGGAAGAGCGACGGCACGGCGGCCGGCACGGTTCTGGTCAAGAATATCCGCCCCTACAATCTGACGGTGCTGGGCAACACCCTCTTCTTCGCTGCTTTTGACGGCGTAAACGGTGAGGAATTGTGGAAAAGCGACGGCACGGCGGCCGGTACGGTTCTGGTCAGAGATATCTGGCCTGGTTCCTCTGGCTCCAACCCCAGCAATCTAACGGCGGTGGGCAACACCCTTACCCTGTTCTTCACTGCCAATGACGGCGTGAACGGTACTGAATTGTGGAAAAGCGACGGCACGGCCGCAGGTACGGTTCTGGTCAGAGATATCCGCGCTGGTTCCTCTAGCTCCAACCTGGAAAATCTGACGGCAGTGGGCAGCACCCTGTTCTTCACCGTCGATGACGGCGTGAACGGTAAGGAATTGTGGAAAAGCGACGGCACGGCGGCCGGTACGGTTTTGGTCAAAGATATCCGCGCTGGTTCCTCTAGCTCCAACCCCGGCAATCTAACGGCAGTGGGTAATACCCTGTTCTTCACTGTCAATGACGGCGTAAACGGTGAGGAATTGTGGAGGAGCGACGGCACGGCGGCCGGTACGGTTTTGGTGGCCGACACCCGACCCGGTGCCTCTAGCTCCAACCCCAGCAATCTAAGGGCAGTGGGCAGTACCCTGTTCTTCAGCGCCGATAACGGCGTTAACGGTGCTGAATTGTGGGCCGTGAGTACGCTCCCAGTTCCCACCCTCGCTATTGCCGCCACCAGTGCCAACCAAACCGAGGGCAACAGTGGCAGTAAAGCTTTCACTTTCACCGTCACTCGTTCGGTTATCACCACGGGAAGCAATAACGTTGACTGGGCAGTGACCAGCAGCGGCAGCAATCCTGCCAATGCCACTGATTTTGTCGGGTCCGTGTTACCGTCAGGAACCGTGAGTTTTGCCCCGGGAGAAACCAGTAAAGTGATTACCGTTAACGTTCTGGGAGATACCACATTTGAACCGAACGAAAACTTTACCGTCATCCTCTCCAATCCCACCAACGGCGCTAACATTACCACCGCTACTGCCACGGGAACCATCGAAAATGATGATGTAGCAATCCCCATCCTCACCATTGCCGCCACCAGCAGCAGTCAAACCGAGGGCAACAGTGGCAGCAAGGCCTTTACCTTCACCGTCACTCGTGCGGATAACACCACCGGAAGCAATAACGTCAACTGGGCAGTTACCGGCACCGGCACTTTTCCCGCTAACGCTGCCGATTTTGTCGGGGGAGTGTTACCCAGTGGGGTAGTGAGTTTTGCCCCGGGAGAAAGCAGTAAGGTGATTACTGTTAACGTTCTGGGAGATACAACGATAGAACCGAACGAAAACTTTACCGTCACCCTCTCCAATCCCACCAACGGAGCTACTCTCGGCACTCCATCTACGGCAACCGCGACCATTATTGACGAGGACTCCGTTCCTTTTTTAGTTAAAGATATCTACCCCGGTTCCTTTGGTCCCTACCCCGGCAATCTGACGGCCCGGGGCAATACTCTGTTCTTCACTGCCTATGACAGCGTTAACGGTGAGGAATTGTGGAGGAGCGACGGCACAGCGGCCGGTACAGTTGCGGTCGCCGACATCAACCCGGGTGACTATGGCTCCTACCCCAGCAATCTGACGGTGGTGGGCAGTACCCTGTTCTTCCAGGCCTATGACAGCGTGAACGGTATTGAATTATGGAAGAGCGACGGCACGGCGGCCGGTACAGTTCTGGTCAAAGATATCCTCCCCGGTTCTTCAGGCTCCTTCCCCCGCAATCTGACGGCAGTGGGCAACACCCTGTTCTTCCAGGCCTTTGACAACGTTAACGGTACTGAATTGTGGAAAAGCGACGGCACGGCGGCCGGTACGGTTTTGGTCAAGGATATCAACCCCGGTGACTATGGCTCCTACCCCCGCTATCTAACGGCAGTAGGCAATACCCTCTTTTTCAGTGCCAGCGGCGTTAGCGGTACTGAATTGTGGAAAAGCGACGGCACGGCGGCCGGTACGGTTCTGGTCAAGAATATCCGCCCCAGTTCCTCTAGCTCCTTCCCCCGCTATCTAACACCAGTAGGCAACACCCTCTTTTTCACTGCGGATAACGGCGCGAACGGTCGGGAATTGTGGAAAAGCGACGGCACGGCCGCGGGTACGGTTTTGGTCAAAGATATTTTTCCCGGTTCCTCTTACTCCCCCCTCCGCAATCTAACGGCAGTGGGCAGTACCCTGTTCTTCGCTGCCGATGACGGCGTGAACGGTCGGGAATTGTGGAAAAGCGACGGCACGGCCGCGGGTACGGTTTTGGTCAAGGATATCGGACTCGGTTCCTTTAGCTCCAACCCCCGCAATCTAACGGCAGTGGGTAATACCCTCTTTTTCACTGCTAATGACTACGTTAACGGTGAGGAATTGTGGAAGAGCGACGGCACGGAGGCTGGTACGGTTCTGGTCAAGAATATCAACCCCGGTTCCGGTTTCTCTGGCAACTACCCCCGCAATCTAACGGCGGTGGGTAATACCCTGTTCTTCACTGCCGATGACGGCGTAAACGGTACTGAATTGTGGAAAAGCGACGGCACGGCGGCCGGCACGATTCTGGTGGGGGACATCCGCCCCGGTTCCTCTAGCTCCGACCCCCAAAACCTGAGAGTAGTGGGCAGCACCCTGTACTTCACTGCCGATGACGGCGTGAACGGTCGGGAATTGTGGGCCGTGAGTGGTCCCGCAGTTCCCACCCTCGCCATTGCCGCCACCAATGCCAGTCAAACCGAGGGCAACAGTGGCAGTAAAGCCTTTACTTTCACCGTTACTCGTTCGGTTATCACCACGGGAACCAATAACGTTGACTGGGCAGTTACCGGCACTGGAACCAATCCTGCCAATGCCACTGATTTTGTCGGGTCCGTGTTACCGTCAGGAACCGTGAGTTTTGCCCCGGGAGAAAGCAGTAAAGTAATTACTGTTAACGTTCAGGGAGATACAACAGTAGAACCGAACGAAAACTTTACCGTTACCCTCTCCAATGCCACCAACGGCGCTACTATTACCACCGCTACTGCCACGGGAACCATCAATAATGATGACTTTATCGGTACTTCTGGTCCCGACACCCTTGTGGGTACTTCTGGAGCGGATGCCATGACTGGGTTAGCCGGAAATGATACTTATACGGTAAATAACGCCGGGGATTTGGTGATTGAAGCTCTCAACCAGGGAACCGATACCGTGCAAGCTTCCATTTTCTATACTCTTCCCAACAACGTGGAAAATCTCCTTCTCACTGGTACTGGTAATCTTAATGGCACGGGTAATGGCTTAAATAACCAGATTACAGGGAATAGTGGCAATAATAACCTCAATGGTGCTGCTGGTAACGATAGCCTCAATGGTGCTGCTGGTAACGATACCCTCAATGGTGCTGCTGGACGCGATACTTTAACCGGTGAGACGGGGACAGACATCTTCATCTTCCGATTTGGTCAGTCCACCTCGGCAGCCCTAGACCGAGTTACGGATTTTGCTATTGGTACTGATAAAATTGACCTGCTTAGTCAAGCTGGTGGGGCCATTAATGCCCCGGTCGCTTTTACCCGGGCAACAGACAGCACCACGACCAATATTAACACCATTGTTACTAACGTCTTTACCGATGCTAATGGGGCAACAGCCGGAAATCAAGCTCTCGGAACTAACAGTGCTGTTTTAGTGCGGGACAATAGTTCTTCTACTTACCTAATTATCAACGACGGTACGGCGGGTTTCCAAAGTGCTAATGATTTGGTGATTAATCTGACTGGGTTAACGGGTACTTTACCGGCGCTCGGTACTATTGCGGTCAATAGTTTCTTTGTCTAA